In Polyangia bacterium, the following are encoded in one genomic region:
- the rpoZ gene encoding DNA-directed RNA polymerase subunit omega, which produces MARITVEDCLLNVPNRFALIVLATERARQLARNVRPLVASHNKACVTALREIAANRVKFNENVPDVIAAFIAEGKAAQGTRGSRRSQVNADRKVGNRAQSHNKG; this is translated from the coding sequence GTGGCTCGAATAACGGTTGAAGATTGTCTGTTGAACGTTCCCAATCGGTTCGCGCTGATCGTGCTCGCCACCGAACGGGCGCGCCAACTTGCTCGCAATGTGCGGCCGCTGGTCGCTAGCCACAACAAGGCGTGCGTGACCGCGCTGCGCGAGATCGCCGCCAACCGGGTCAAGTTCAACGAGAACGTTCCCGACGTGATCGCCGCCTTCATCGCCGAGGGCAAGGCCGCGCAAGGCACCCGCGGATCGCGCCGGAGCCAAGTCAACGCGGACCGCAAAGTCGGCAACCGCGCGCAGAGCCACAACAAGGGCTAG
- a CDS encoding retropepsin-like aspartic protease: MPIVDARYDRGQFFIPLSLNGSMPHHFILDTGAGISAIDAALAVNLELPIIGRTELAGTGGVFDVDKVRIGRMQPLRRGRGVDELAWYGLTPTVQDLSAFVIPGIDVGEAGLLGNDYLQSFILQMQFNPPLLEITRPTGFFPPGTDPQRFIPFSLDRNTIVRVKATLDGWMETELRFDTGSATMTIEGPYLNITRTMWQALCARHPEYRVHHQLVANGIGGPVELDVGRVSRFDLGPLHFGETSVVIQPPSGIFASPDAIGFVALNLFEGDQWLTFDYPNGRLYL; this comes from the coding sequence ATGCCCATCGTCGATGCTCGCTATGACCGAGGGCAGTTCTTCATACCGCTCAGTCTCAACGGCTCGATGCCCCATCATTTCATCCTCGACACCGGGGCCGGAATCAGCGCCATCGACGCCGCGCTGGCCGTCAACCTGGAGCTTCCCATCATCGGGCGCACAGAGCTGGCTGGTACGGGTGGCGTGTTCGACGTCGACAAGGTCCGCATCGGCCGCATGCAGCCGCTGCGACGCGGGCGCGGTGTCGATGAACTGGCCTGGTACGGCCTGACGCCGACGGTGCAGGACCTCAGCGCCTTCGTCATTCCGGGCATCGACGTGGGCGAAGCGGGACTGCTAGGAAATGACTATCTGCAAAGCTTCATCCTGCAGATGCAGTTCAACCCGCCGCTGCTGGAGATCACCCGTCCCACCGGTTTTTTTCCGCCGGGCACCGACCCGCAACGATTCATTCCGTTTTCTCTCGACCGAAACACCATCGTTCGCGTCAAGGCGACTCTCGACGGCTGGATGGAAACGGAGCTTCGGTTCGACACCGGCAGCGCCACCATGACCATCGAAGGACCGTACCTGAACATCACCCGCACCATGTGGCAGGCGCTGTGCGCCCGCCATCCCGAATACCGGGTTCATCATCAGCTGGTGGCCAACGGCATCGGTGGCCCGGTCGAGCTGGACGTCGGACGCGTCAGCCGATTTGATCTGGGCCCGCTGCACTTTGGCGAGACCAGCGTGGTGATCCAGCCGCCCTCAGGAATCTTCGCCAGCCCCGATGCCATCGGTTTCGTCGCGTTGAATCTGTTCGAGGGGGATCAATGGCTGACTTTCGATTACCCTAACGGACGGCTTTATCTGTGA